The genomic window CGACGAGCTGCAATTCGCGAGGGCCGGGCCTCGCCGGGGGCTTCAGGCCCGAGAGCGCGAGCGGGCCGTCGGGGATGCCGAAGCCCTCGGCGCAGGCGGCCCACGGGCCGGCCGCCGGGATGGCGAGCGGGTGCGCGGACGTGACGAACGGCCGGTCGGTGATCGTCAGCGCGTAGGTGAAATGGGCCACGCCGTCGTAGTCCACGTCCCGGACGGCGACGAGGTACTCGCCGTCCTTCTCGAACCGGTGATGGAGCAGCGGGTCGCCGATGTCGTGGTCGTCGTTCGAGGCCAGCTCGACCCCCTTGCCGTCGGAGAGGACGATCATCGGGTCGAGGTCGCCCGACTGGTGATAGTGCCGCTTGAAGAGCAGGCGCTGGCCCATCAGGCTGAAGGTGACCTCCTGGCCGGCCTTCGCCTTGAAGCGATAGAGATCGACCTCCTCTTTCTTCGCGATGGAGCCCGTGACGACGCGGTTGATCTCCACGGGCTGGGCCGTGTCGGGTGTGCCGTGGGGCTTGGGCAGCTCGGCGATCACCGGGTCGTCCACGACGAGCAGCTCGGCCAGCGACGACGCCCCGCTGCCGGTGACGACGCGGAGCTCGTGCAGGCCCGGCGAGGCGTCGGCCGCGACGGTCACCCGGATCCTGCCCTGCGTCGGCGGCTGCTTCGGCTCGCGGGGCGGGACCTCCGCGCGCAGCCCCTCGCCGCCGAAGACGACCTGGCGGGCCGTCTCGAAGCCCCGCTTCGCCTCGCGGGAGAAGACCGTCACGTCGCTCGTCGTCCCGCGCTGGACGGCGGCCGGCAGGACGTGGCTGATCTCGGGATAAGGGGTGTCCGCGATCGCCGCGGCCGGGCTCGCGAGCAGGAGGAGGGCGGGGAGGAGCCGGGGTGGGGCTGGACGCATGGGGCGGGCCTCGGGCGAGTATGGATCAAGGGTGACGGCTCAAGCGGACATCCTCGGGCGCGGTTGGTCTTCTTCCTACTCCCTCCGGCGGGTCTCGAATCGGTGACCAAGATCGTCAGATCGTGGTTCGGACGGGGCGCAGCCCTCCAGCCTCGCACGTCAGTGCGATCCGAGGCCGGGCAGCCTGGCCTGGCCGGATGGGCATCGCCGCACGGCTGTCCGGCTCACGCCGGAGGCTGGAGGCTTCGCCCGTCCGAACCACCCGCTCACGCGGGTGGTCACCTGCCCTCGGGTCCCTTGGGCGATGGATCCAGGAGGTCGATCGGCCCATCGGCATCGTCCCCGCCTCGACGTCAATGATTGAACTGGAACTCCCGCGTGTTCAGGAGCGTCCAGAGCAGGTCTTCGAGCCCCTCCTTCGGGCTCCCGGCGGCGGCGATGTCGGCGACGGCTTCCTTCGTCTCCTCGGCGGTCGGCGGTCGGGAGACGGTGCAGAGGAAGAGCTCCTCGACGGCCTTCGCCGGGGGCGCCTTCGCGGCGGCCAGCGTGGCGGCCCGGCCCTTGGGGTCGGCGACCTTGCGGTTGAGGAGGCCGCCGCTGATCATCAGGAGGGCCTGGGTCATCGTGGGGGCCCCGCTCCGCTCGCATTCGCACGGCACGGCGCGGCGGGGGCGGCCGAAGGTGTCGAGGAACTCCGACGCGTAGTCGGAGTCCGGCAGGTCGATCGCCCGGTAGCCCGAGGGGAGGCCGGCGAACTTCTCTCGGGTCCCGCAGGCGGCGTCCACCGCGTCCAGGAGCGCCTCGGCCCCCAGCCGCGTCGGGGCGAAGTGGGTCACGTAGCGGTTCTCGACGTCCGCCCGGTTCGCGGGCAGGGCCACGGCGTCGAGCTGGTAGACCCGCGACCGCATGATCGTCCGCATCAGGTGCTTGATGTCGTATTGATGTGCCGCCAGGTCATCGGCGAGCGCGTCCAGGAGCTGGGGGTTGGACGCCGGGTTGGTGGCCCGCATGTCGTCGATTGGGTTCACGAGGCCGCGGCCGAAGTAGTAGCCCCAGTAGCGATTGACGAGGTTGCGGGCGAGCGCCCGGTTGTCCTTCGCGGTGATCCAGGCGGCGAGGGCCCGGCGGCGGTCGATCGGGTCGTCGATCGGGGCGCCGCCGATGGGCTTCGGCTTCATGACCTGCCCGGTGCGCGGGTGGCGGACCTCGCCGCCGTCCCGGACGAAGACCACGGTGTCGCCGCCGCCGAGTCCGAACTCCCGGCTCTGCTTCTTGCCGACGCGGCCGAAGAAGGCCTTCATCGCGTAGTAGTCGGCCTGCAGGATGCTCTCGTACGGGTGGTTGTGGCACTTCGCGCACTGGAGCCGGACGCCCAGGAAGACCTGCGAGGCGGTCTCGGTCCACTCGTCGGGGTCGCCGATCTTGTAGAAGTTCGCCGGGCCGTTCTGGTACGGGCTGCCGACCGCCGTGAGCAGCTCCGCGACGAGCTCGTCCATCGGCCGGTTGGCGCGGAACGAGGCGAGCAGCCAGTTGTGCAGCGACCACATCCCCTTCTTGCCGACGGCCTGCGAGCTGTTCAGCAGCAGGTCGCCCCACTTGTGCGCCCAGGCCGCCGCGTACTCCGGCCGGGCGAGGACCGCGTCGATGGCCTTCTCCCGCCTGTCCGGGCTCGTGTCGGCGAGGAAGGCCCTCACGTCCTCGGGCCTCGGCAGCGTGGCGAGGGTGCCCAGGTGGATCCGGCGGAAGAACTCGGCGTCGTCGCAGGTCGGCGACGGCGCCAGGCCCACCTTGCGCCAGGCGTCGGCCCACAGCGTGTCGATGAGGTTGTTCGGCCTGAAGGCGTCGAGCGAGGGCGCCGGGCCGTACGGGACGATCACGCGCGTGGCGGCGACCGAGCTCAGGTAGCGGACCATGATCGCCGCCTCGCCGCGGGCGTCGGCCGCGGCGTGGATCTCGCCGTCGGCGGAGACGGACGCGACGGTCGGCGACTGGCTGTCGAACGCCGCCTTCCCCGCGAGGTCCTCGGACGAGCCGTCCTCGTAGGTCGCCCTCGCGACGATCCGCGCCGAGCCGCCGGGCCGGAGGACGACCTCCTTCGGCTCGACGACCAGGGCCTTGGGCTTCCGGTCCGACGCCGACGGCCCGGGCGTGCCCTGGCGGAGCCAGCGGACGAGCGTGTCGTAGGCGGGCGAATGGGGGTCGAGCCGCCGGCCCCCCTCGTGGGGGACGCCGAGCGTCGGCTTGCGGAGCAGGAGGCTGTCGGCCGGCTCCATCGCCGAGACCCGACGGCCGAACCCGGCGGCGACGATCTCGCGGTGGTCGGCCGCGTCGTCGAAGCCGCGGAGCGAGAGCTTGAAACTCCCCTTGCCGTGCTGCGCCCCGTGGCAGGCCCCCTGGTTGCAGCCGAGCCTCGTCAGGATCGGCTGCACGTCGGTCGCGAACGAGACCTTGTCCTCGCCGGCGAGGGCCGGGCCCGCGGTCGCGGCGGCGAGGAGCCACGCGGCGAGGAGCATGATGCCCGGTGCTGTTCTCATGATGGAACTCCTGTCCGCGATCCTGGGCTCATTCGATCGCCGGGGCGATCCCGTGGCATCGCCTTCGGCTCTGCCACAGCCACCCGGACCGGCTCGCCCGTTTCCCATCGGACGCGCAGGCGATGGGTGGCTGCGGTGGAGCGCAGCGACACCACGGTCGGGCAGGCCCGCGCGGGGGTGGAAGGCCTCACCGATCGCCGGTGCGACGCCGGGCCCCGTCACGCGCAGAGCTCCTCGAGCACGCGGCCGCCCGGATTGACGGGGAAGGGGCGGCCGTCGGGGGCGACGTAGCGGGTGTCCATGGGGATGCCCAGCCGGTCGAAGACCGTCGCGGCGATGTCCTCCGCCTGGACCATCTTGGTGGTCGGCTGCTCGGCGTTGCGGTCGCTCTTGCCGAGGACCTCTCCCACGCGGATGCCGCCGCCGCCCAGGCAGAAGGTCATGGAGCCGGCCCAGTGGTCGCGGCCGGCCGCGGAGTTGATCTTCGGGGTCCGGCCGAAGTCGCCCATCCAGACGACGATCGTCTCCTCGAGCAGCCCGCGCTGGTCCAGGTCGGCCAGGAGCGCGGAGTAGCCGGCGTCGAGGTGGGGCAGCAGGTTCTTCCTCAGGCTCGTGAAGTTGTTCTGGTGCGTGTCCCAGCCGCCCGACGAGACCGTGACGAACCGCACGCCGGCCTCCACCAGCCGGCGGGCCAGCAGGCAGCTCTGGCCGAACGTGTTCCGCCCGTAGCGGTCGCGGAGCGTCGCGTCCTCCTCCGAGAGGTCGAACGCCCGCTTGGCCTGCGGCGAGGTGACGATCCCGAAGGCCTTCTCGTAGAACCGGTCCATCGCCAGGGACTCGCCGGCCTGGGCCTCCACGGTCTGCTGCCAGCGGTCGAAGCGGTCGAGCATCCGCCGCCGCCGGGCGAACCGGTCGGCCGTCAGGCCGCCGGGCAGGGTGATGCCGTCGACGCTGAATTTCCTCGCGTTCGGGTCCGACGTCATCACGAACGGGTTGTGCTCGCCGCCGACGTACCCGGCCAGCCCGCCACCCGTCTTCTGATCGACATAGATGCCGAGCTGCATGTAAGGCGGCATCCCGGGGTTGGCCGGCAGCTCCCGGGCCACGACCGAGCCCATCGACGGATAGACGGTCGCCGGCGAGAACCGCCAGCCCGAGAGCATGTACGCGTCGGCGATCCCGTGCCCGGCGTTGTACGAGTACCCGGAGCGGATCACCGTCGTCCGGTCCAGGTGCTGGGCCATCCTCGGCAGATGCTCGCAGATCTGCACGCCCGGCAGCGCTGTCGGGATCACGCCGAACTCGCCGCGGACCTCCGCCGGGGCCTCGGGCTTGGGGTCGAACGTGTCGATGTGCGACGCCCCGCCCTGCATCCAGAGCAGGATCACGCTCCGCGCCGGGGCCTGCCCCCTGCCCTTCGCCTTCGTCCCCGACGGCGTGGCCGCCGCCCGGCCCTCCGCCCGCAGCATGTCCGCGAGCGAGAGCCCCGCCAGGCCCAGCCCGCCGACCCGCAGGAACTCGCGCCGGCTGACCCCGTCGCAGTCGCGAACCGACCCACTCTCGAGGTGAAACATCCCCGCGCCCTCCCGGATGCCGATCGGTGCCATGACGGCGCTTATAACCGGCCCGGAGGAAGCATACAATACTTGTTTAACAAATCGCGGAGGATTGCTGGAGGAAGAAGCGGACGCGTGGCGTGCCGTTCGCGGACCTGCTAGGCTCCATGAGGGAATCTCTCCGCGAGGTCGTGCCCGTCATGATCGACCTGCCCTACTCCCTGGAAATCGAGGCCACCGAGGATCCGACCTTCTTCGGCTTCCATTCGCCGGAGCTCATCGGGTTCACGGGCGTCGGCCATTCCGTCGAGGATTGCCTCTATCAGGCCCGATGGGGCATGGCGGAGCATGTCGAGCTGCTCCGCTCGCAGGGCCTGTCGGTCCCGCGGACCAGCCCCGACCCGACGGTGGTCATCCGCAATGACCCGCGGGGGCAGTCTGCATGATCGCGAACCCGAGTCGTCCGTGCGCCGTCTGAGAGGATCGATGAGCTTCCCGGCGGGCCGGGCCGCCGGGCTGGGCTTCTTGCCTCGGCCGGCGGAGGGGATGGGTCGATGTTCGTGCGATTCATCGTCGGCGCGGACGATGAGAACGCGGCCTGGCTCACGGGCATCATCGCCGAGGCGCGGCTGCTGCGCGACGCGGGGGAGTTGTACGATTTCGAGGAGGAGCGGCTGGAGGCGATCTACGACTGGTTCAACGAGCACCTGCCCTGCCCGCCGTTCCGGGGGAAGCTCCGGTCCGGCGAGTGGACCCGGGACGCGGTCGCCTGGTTCAAGCCGGATGCCGGCGAGCCGATCCGGCGGATGTGGGACATCGTCGCCATCCTGCGGGAGCACGGGGTGGCGGCCCGGATGATCACCGCCGAGAAGCCGGGCAAGATCGTCTACGAGGATACGTATCAGGTCGTGGCGGAAACGCCCTACTGGGCCTGATCGTCGAGCTCGGGGATCTTCTGACGCCCACGCCGGGCCGGCCGGGGATTCGGCGAAAACCCCGCAACCCCGAGCCATGCGCGGAATCCGATTTGCAGGGAGCCATCCACGCGGACAGAATCGGATGCCGGGGGAGCCGAGGCTCCCCGGACCGGCTTCGGACCCTCCCCTGCGACATCGAGCGGGCGTGGT from Aquisphaera giovannonii includes these protein-coding regions:
- a CDS encoding type II toxin-antitoxin system HicB family antitoxin, translating into MRESLREVVPVMIDLPYSLEIEATEDPTFFGFHSPELIGFTGVGHSVEDCLYQARWGMAEHVELLRSQGLSVPRTSPDPTVVIRNDPRGQSA
- a CDS encoding DUF1501 domain-containing protein, coding for MFHLESGSVRDCDGVSRREFLRVGGLGLAGLSLADMLRAEGRAAATPSGTKAKGRGQAPARSVILLWMQGGASHIDTFDPKPEAPAEVRGEFGVIPTALPGVQICEHLPRMAQHLDRTTVIRSGYSYNAGHGIADAYMLSGWRFSPATVYPSMGSVVARELPANPGMPPYMQLGIYVDQKTGGGLAGYVGGEHNPFVMTSDPNARKFSVDGITLPGGLTADRFARRRRMLDRFDRWQQTVEAQAGESLAMDRFYEKAFGIVTSPQAKRAFDLSEEDATLRDRYGRNTFGQSCLLARRLVEAGVRFVTVSSGGWDTHQNNFTSLRKNLLPHLDAGYSALLADLDQRGLLEETIVVWMGDFGRTPKINSAAGRDHWAGSMTFCLGGGGIRVGEVLGKSDRNAEQPTTKMVQAEDIAATVFDRLGIPMDTRYVAPDGRPFPVNPGGRVLEELCA
- a CDS encoding DUF1553 domain-containing protein, encoding MRTAPGIMLLAAWLLAAATAGPALAGEDKVSFATDVQPILTRLGCNQGACHGAQHGKGSFKLSLRGFDDAADHREIVAAGFGRRVSAMEPADSLLLRKPTLGVPHEGGRRLDPHSPAYDTLVRWLRQGTPGPSASDRKPKALVVEPKEVVLRPGGSARIVARATYEDGSSEDLAGKAAFDSQSPTVASVSADGEIHAAADARGEAAIMVRYLSSVAATRVIVPYGPAPSLDAFRPNNLIDTLWADAWRKVGLAPSPTCDDAEFFRRIHLGTLATLPRPEDVRAFLADTSPDRREKAIDAVLARPEYAAAWAHKWGDLLLNSSQAVGKKGMWSLHNWLLASFRANRPMDELVAELLTAVGSPYQNGPANFYKIGDPDEWTETASQVFLGVRLQCAKCHNHPYESILQADYYAMKAFFGRVGKKQSREFGLGGGDTVVFVRDGGEVRHPRTGQVMKPKPIGGAPIDDPIDRRRALAAWITAKDNRALARNLVNRYWGYYFGRGLVNPIDDMRATNPASNPQLLDALADDLAAHQYDIKHLMRTIMRSRVYQLDAVALPANRADVENRYVTHFAPTRLGAEALLDAVDAACGTREKFAGLPSGYRAIDLPDSDYASEFLDTFGRPRRAVPCECERSGAPTMTQALLMISGGLLNRKVADPKGRAATLAAAKAPPAKAVEELFLCTVSRPPTAEETKEAVADIAAAGSPKEGLEDLLWTLLNTREFQFNH